One genomic window of Micromonospora sp. WMMD1128 includes the following:
- a CDS encoding DUF664 domain-containing protein translates to MSGVSAVLTEAETLLSVLDAPGEAHALWRGAVERSCTLVTAVVEERGLAGPAAFTWPDGRTPTVRAMLLDMIEEYARHTGHADLLREAVDGRVGEGAPPDFTI, encoded by the coding sequence ATGAGTGGAGTGTCGGCCGTCCTCACCGAGGCGGAGACGTTGCTGTCGGTGCTCGACGCCCCGGGCGAGGCGCACGCGCTGTGGCGCGGCGCGGTCGAGCGGTCGTGCACGCTTGTCACGGCGGTGGTCGAGGAGCGAGGGCTCGCCGGTCCGGCCGCCTTCACCTGGCCCGACGGCCGCACCCCGACGGTCCGGGCCATGCTCCTGGACATGATCGAGGAGTACGCGCGCCACACCGGGCACGCCGACCTCCTCCGCGAGGCGGTCGACGGGCGAGTGGGCGAGGGCGCGCCGCCGGACTTCACGATCTGA
- a CDS encoding metalloregulator ArsR/SmtB family transcription factor encodes MSDLDLAFAALGDPVRRALVTRLARGDATVGELAAPFDLTPQAISHHVGVLRRCGLVEQRREGTRRPCRLRADQLALLGTWIDEQRRAWHDRLDALDRHLAAEEGTR; translated from the coding sequence GTGTCCGATCTCGATCTCGCGTTCGCCGCCCTCGGCGACCCGGTCCGCCGCGCCCTGGTGACCCGCCTCGCCCGCGGCGACGCCACGGTGGGCGAGCTGGCCGCGCCGTTCGACCTGACCCCACAGGCGATCTCCCACCACGTGGGGGTGCTGCGCCGCTGTGGGCTGGTCGAGCAGCGGCGCGAGGGCACCCGGCGCCCCTGCCGGCTCCGTGCCGACCAGCTCGCGCTGCTCGGCACGTGGATCGACGAGCAACGCCGGGCCTGGCACGACCGGCTCGACGCGCTCGACCGCCACCTCGCCGCCGAGGAGGGCACCCGGTGA
- a CDS encoding SRPBCC domain-containing protein, producing the protein MTARAELHGDELIARRHLSAAPDRVWAAFTTPASIAAFWGGSHARVPAGSVTVDARPGGEFALDTRAPDGATRRLRFVYVRLDPPRELVFDEPVTGLRTTVTLRPADDGTDLTVHQRRLPPELRSTRAVDGLAAILDALAAHLTENGDPHDHST; encoded by the coding sequence GTGACCGCCCGAGCCGAGCTGCACGGCGACGAGCTGATCGCCCGGCGCCACCTGTCCGCCGCGCCGGACCGGGTCTGGGCCGCCTTCACCACGCCGGCGAGCATCGCGGCGTTCTGGGGTGGCTCGCACGCCCGGGTGCCCGCCGGGTCGGTGACCGTCGACGCCCGACCCGGCGGTGAGTTCGCGCTCGACACCCGGGCGCCGGACGGCGCGACCCGCCGGCTGCGGTTCGTCTACGTACGCCTCGACCCGCCCCGCGAACTCGTGTTCGACGAACCGGTCACCGGCCTACGCACCACCGTGACGCTCCGACCCGCCGACGACGGTACGGACCTCACCGTCCACCAGCGACGGCTCCCGCCGGAGCTCCGCAGCACCCGGGCGGTCGACGGCCTCGCCGCGATCCTCGACGCCCTCGCCGCCCACCTGACCGAGAACGGAGATCCCCATGACCACTCAACGTGA
- a CDS encoding nuclear transport factor 2 family protein, with translation MTTQRDLVDEYFAGFRTSDHPRILATLTDDVEWVIHGHRTTRGRTEFDGEIENPAFTGSPQLDVERVHEDGPVVVVTGEGRGTSVAHGPFRFAFNDLFTFRDGLIARVDSYVVPLP, from the coding sequence ATGACCACTCAACGTGACCTCGTCGACGAATACTTCGCCGGCTTCCGGACCAGCGACCACCCGCGCATCCTGGCGACCCTCACCGACGACGTCGAATGGGTCATCCACGGCCACCGCACCACCCGGGGGCGCACCGAGTTCGACGGCGAGATCGAGAACCCGGCGTTCACCGGCAGCCCGCAACTCGACGTCGAGCGGGTGCACGAGGACGGCCCGGTGGTCGTGGTCACCGGCGAGGGCCGAGGAACAAGCGTGGCGCACGGCCCGTTCCGGTTCGCCTTCAACGACCTGTTCACGTTCCGCGACGGGCTCATCGCCCGCGTCGACTCGTACGTCGTGCCGCTGCCCTGA
- a CDS encoding phosphoribosyltransferase family protein, with amino-acid sequence MKRDDLVRQIEARSRLTGQFLLRSGRVADEYFDKYQFEADPVLLDAVAGQMVALVPEGTDVLAGLEMGGIAVVTALGRHTGLPCVFVRKAAKRYGTARLAEGAEVAGRRVLVVEDVVSSGGQVVLSTRELRALGARVDTAVCVIDRQEGGAEALAAEGITLRPLLTRADLDR; translated from the coding sequence GTGAAGCGTGACGATCTCGTACGTCAGATCGAGGCCCGGTCTCGACTCACCGGACAGTTCCTCCTGCGCTCCGGGCGGGTCGCCGACGAATACTTCGACAAGTATCAGTTCGAGGCCGATCCGGTGCTGCTGGACGCCGTCGCGGGGCAGATGGTCGCCCTGGTTCCGGAGGGGACCGACGTGTTGGCCGGTCTGGAGATGGGCGGCATCGCGGTCGTGACCGCGCTCGGTCGCCACACCGGCCTGCCCTGCGTCTTCGTCCGCAAGGCGGCGAAGCGGTACGGCACGGCGCGCCTCGCCGAAGGGGCGGAGGTGGCCGGGCGACGGGTGCTCGTGGTGGAGGACGTGGTGAGCTCCGGCGGGCAGGTGGTGCTCTCCACGCGGGAGTTGCGGGCTCTCGGCGCCCGGGTCGACACCGCGGTCTGCGTGATCGACCGCCAGGAGGGCGGCGCCGAGGCGCTTGCTGCCGAGGGCATCACGCTGCGTCCACTCCTCACCCGCGCCGACCTTGACCGATGA
- a CDS encoding sulfotransferase domain-containing protein has product MINRAVEFAKHNSPNSLRVAARRAQMEARNARMRLTVPVVARSEFDNIFHCTVRKTGSQWIKALFSDPAVYRHCGLLPYDPRFYPGGATAPVPAGRTGLAIFLSHKRFEAVPKAGTYRAFFVIRDPRDVVVSSYFSLRNSHAPMGDIPQAREALQELPKKDGMLYVIDRLRDKKQFGQMRSWAQARPAETFRLFRYEDLTGERQADEVDRLLRHCGITLPPAELETLLARYSFTKMKKDKETPGRISHYRKGAAGDWRNHFDDEIYAAYTAAAGDLAEVLGYPTRDGSAGPQDGQEPATR; this is encoded by the coding sequence ATGATCAATCGCGCCGTCGAATTCGCCAAGCACAATTCGCCGAACTCGCTGCGCGTCGCGGCCCGGCGAGCGCAGATGGAAGCGCGCAACGCGCGAATGCGGCTGACCGTTCCGGTGGTCGCCCGGAGCGAATTCGACAACATCTTCCACTGCACCGTCCGCAAGACCGGCAGTCAGTGGATCAAGGCGTTGTTCAGCGACCCGGCCGTCTACCGCCACTGCGGGCTGCTGCCCTACGACCCCCGCTTCTATCCCGGCGGAGCGACCGCGCCGGTCCCGGCCGGGCGCACCGGCCTGGCGATCTTCCTCTCCCACAAACGCTTCGAGGCCGTCCCGAAGGCGGGCACGTACCGCGCGTTCTTCGTGATCCGCGACCCCCGCGACGTGGTGGTGTCGAGTTACTTCTCGCTGCGGAACTCGCACGCCCCGATGGGCGACATCCCGCAGGCACGCGAGGCGTTGCAGGAGCTGCCGAAGAAGGACGGGATGCTCTACGTCATCGACCGGCTCCGCGACAAGAAGCAGTTCGGGCAGATGCGGTCGTGGGCGCAGGCCCGGCCCGCCGAGACGTTCCGGCTGTTCCGCTACGAGGACCTGACCGGCGAGCGGCAGGCCGACGAGGTGGACCGGTTGCTGCGCCACTGCGGCATCACGCTGCCCCCGGCCGAGCTGGAGACGCTCCTCGCCCGCTACAGCTTCACGAAGATGAAGAAGGACAAGGAGACGCCGGGCCGGATCTCGCACTACCGCAAGGGCGCGGCCGGCGACTGGCGCAACCACTTCGACGACGAGATCTACGCTGCGTACACGGCGGCGGCGGGCGACCTCGCCGAGGTGCTGGGCTATCCCACCCGCGACGGGTCCGCCGGTCCGCAGGACGGACAGGAGCCCGCCACCCGATAG
- a CDS encoding cupin domain-containing protein, with the protein MTYPPPRYRGSTGETSATYRPADTAPELRHASGGGAHYLATGASTNGQFGLYRWDMGATPSGPAPHFHRSISESFFVLSGTIRIYDGRSWIDCGPGDFVHVPEGGVHGFRNESGEPASMLLHFAPGAPREGYFEGIHRVAEMSEEERTEFFLTHDTYWV; encoded by the coding sequence ATGACCTACCCACCGCCGCGCTACCGCGGATCCACCGGCGAGACCAGCGCCACCTACCGCCCGGCCGACACCGCGCCCGAGCTGCGCCACGCCAGCGGCGGCGGGGCGCACTACCTGGCCACCGGCGCCAGCACGAACGGCCAGTTCGGGCTCTACCGGTGGGACATGGGCGCGACGCCGAGCGGCCCGGCCCCGCACTTCCACCGCAGCATCTCGGAGTCGTTCTTCGTGCTCAGCGGCACGATCCGCATCTACGACGGGCGGAGCTGGATCGACTGCGGCCCGGGTGACTTCGTCCACGTGCCCGAGGGCGGGGTCCACGGGTTCCGCAACGAGTCCGGTGAGCCCGCGTCGATGCTGTTGCACTTCGCGCCGGGCGCACCCCGGGAGGGCTACTTCGAGGGGATACACCGGGTGGCGGAGATGAGCGAGGAGGAGCGGACCGAGTTCTTCCTGACGCACGACACCTACTGGGTGTGA
- a CDS encoding TetR/AcrR family transcriptional regulator C-terminal domain-containing protein: MVEQAEALRRTPLSRERVLRTAVALADAGGIESLSMRNLAQHLGVVPMALYKHVANKDELLDGMIDAVVGEIDPPEPDADWKPTVRGRILSARQMLLRHPWAALAIESRNTPTPGVLGYLDSMVGAFRAGGFSTDLAHHVMHAMGSRILGFSQELFDATRRAGRSGPAEPDPAAGFPPEAAARFPHLAAIAGAASHDDASVVGPGCDDQFEFEFALDLLLDGVDRLHRQGWTSSP, encoded by the coding sequence ATGGTCGAGCAGGCCGAGGCGCTCCGCCGCACGCCCCTGAGCAGGGAGCGCGTCCTGCGTACCGCCGTCGCGCTCGCCGACGCGGGCGGGATCGAATCCCTCAGCATGCGCAACCTCGCGCAGCACCTGGGCGTCGTGCCGATGGCGCTCTACAAGCACGTGGCGAACAAGGACGAACTGCTCGACGGCATGATCGACGCGGTGGTCGGCGAGATCGACCCGCCGGAGCCCGACGCCGACTGGAAGCCGACGGTCCGCGGACGCATCCTCTCGGCGCGGCAGATGCTGCTCCGCCACCCCTGGGCGGCGCTCGCGATCGAGTCGCGGAACACGCCGACGCCCGGTGTCCTCGGCTATCTCGACTCGATGGTCGGCGCGTTCCGGGCCGGTGGGTTCTCCACCGACCTGGCCCACCACGTGATGCACGCGATGGGCAGCCGGATCCTCGGCTTCAGCCAGGAGTTGTTCGACGCCACCCGCCGCGCCGGCCGCTCCGGCCCGGCCGAACCCGACCCGGCGGCCGGCTTCCCGCCGGAGGCTGCCGCCCGGTTCCCACACCTCGCCGCGATCGCCGGCGCGGCGTCCCACGACGACGCGTCGGTGGTCGGGCCGGGCTGCGACGACCAGTTCGAGTTCGAGTTCGCGCTGGACCTGCTGCTGGACGGCGTCGACCGGCTGCACCGCCAGGGCTGGACCTCCTCGCCCTGA
- a CDS encoding NAD(P)-dependent alcohol dehydrogenase gives MKAIVQDRYGPPETLTLADVPTPRPNPDEVLIRVEAASLNAYDWHAMRGDPRMARLAMGRARPRARIRGRDVAGQVEDVGADVQGIRPGDAVFADLGDANGAFAEYACVPEALVAPRPANLTPQQAAALPLAGATALAGLRDAGQVEPGHRVLVNGASGGVGTLAVQLAKALGATVTGVCSTRNVDLVRSLGADHVVDYTRDDFTRAAGRHDVVFDLVGNRSLTALRRASTPTGTLVLSGGGVYRGGSLVGPVWLMARGRLLAPLVRQRVVVLSTTPGRDHLDALRAHAEAGHLTPVIDRAYPLHEVPEAIRYLEGEHARAKVVITL, from the coding sequence ATGAAGGCGATCGTGCAGGACCGATACGGCCCGCCGGAGACGCTGACGCTCGCGGACGTCCCCACGCCGAGACCCAACCCCGACGAGGTGCTCATCCGGGTCGAGGCCGCCTCGCTCAACGCGTACGACTGGCACGCCATGCGGGGCGACCCGCGGATGGCGCGGTTGGCGATGGGGCGGGCCCGGCCACGGGCGCGCATCCGCGGCCGGGACGTCGCCGGCCAGGTCGAGGACGTCGGCGCCGACGTGCAGGGCATCCGGCCGGGCGACGCCGTCTTCGCCGACCTCGGCGACGCCAACGGCGCGTTCGCCGAGTACGCGTGCGTACCCGAAGCCCTGGTCGCGCCGCGGCCGGCGAACCTGACGCCGCAGCAGGCGGCGGCCCTGCCGCTGGCCGGCGCCACCGCGCTCGCCGGGCTGCGCGACGCCGGGCAGGTCGAGCCCGGCCACCGCGTCCTCGTCAACGGCGCCTCCGGCGGCGTCGGCACCCTCGCGGTCCAACTGGCCAAGGCGCTCGGCGCGACCGTGACCGGCGTGTGCAGCACCCGCAACGTCGACCTGGTCCGTTCACTCGGCGCCGACCACGTCGTCGACTACACCCGCGACGACTTCACCCGGGCCGCCGGCCGCCACGACGTCGTGTTCGACCTGGTGGGCAACCGCTCGCTCACCGCGCTGCGGCGGGCGTCCACCCCGACCGGAACGCTCGTGCTCTCCGGCGGCGGCGTCTACCGGGGTGGCAGCCTCGTCGGGCCGGTCTGGTTGATGGCCCGTGGGCGGCTGCTGGCGCCGCTGGTCCGGCAGCGCGTCGTCGTCCTGTCCACCACGCCCGGCCGGGACCACCTCGACGCGCTGCGCGCCCACGCCGAGGCCGGGCACCTCACCCCGGTCATCGACCGCGCGTATCCCCTGCACGAGGTGCCCGAGGCCATCCGGTATCTGGAGGGTGAGCACGCCCGGGCGAAGGTCGTCATCACCCTCTGA
- a CDS encoding LacI family DNA-binding transcriptional regulator codes for MAGVSQATVSLVLNNRTDADVRIAPETRDRVLRVIAETGYAADPAARRLASRFNRIIGVFTYEPAFPSGSRDFFHPFLLGIEEYAERVGCDLLLFTSAPVVDGRRRIFHQDNRLRLADGCLLLGREIDGAELDRLNRDGFPYVAVGRRDDASGPVPYVGADYATAVARLVERALRDGHRRLTYVGMGMTAESSQDRRRGFDAAATGAEHARQLVAAAGEADAAVDELRADGSTVAFVEDFATAVALESAARRRGLSVPGDLSIVTLGDPTSPVPTDIAFTGFHIPREEMGRQAVEVLTGVIDGSAAGPQQRLLPCELVEGDTLGAPEPAVGRH; via the coding sequence ATGGCAGGTGTCAGCCAGGCGACCGTGTCGCTGGTGCTGAACAACCGGACCGACGCCGACGTGCGCATCGCCCCGGAGACCCGGGACCGGGTGCTGCGGGTCATCGCCGAGACCGGCTACGCCGCCGACCCGGCCGCCCGCCGCCTCGCCTCGCGGTTCAACCGGATCATCGGCGTGTTCACGTACGAGCCCGCCTTCCCCAGCGGCAGCCGGGACTTCTTCCACCCGTTCCTGCTCGGCATCGAGGAGTACGCCGAACGGGTCGGCTGCGACCTGCTGCTGTTCACCAGCGCGCCGGTGGTGGACGGCCGGCGACGCATCTTCCACCAGGACAACCGGCTCCGGCTCGCCGACGGCTGCCTCCTGCTCGGCCGCGAGATCGACGGCGCGGAGCTGGACCGGCTCAACCGCGACGGATTCCCCTACGTCGCCGTCGGACGCCGCGACGACGCCAGCGGTCCGGTGCCCTACGTCGGCGCCGACTACGCCACGGCGGTGGCCCGCCTCGTCGAGCGGGCGTTGCGCGACGGTCACCGGCGCCTGACGTACGTGGGCATGGGCATGACCGCCGAGTCCTCGCAGGACCGGCGGCGCGGCTTCGACGCCGCGGCGACCGGCGCGGAGCACGCCCGGCAGCTCGTCGCGGCGGCCGGCGAGGCCGACGCCGCCGTCGACGAGCTGCGGGCCGACGGCAGCACGGTCGCCTTCGTGGAGGACTTCGCCACGGCCGTCGCGCTGGAGTCGGCCGCCCGCCGGCGCGGGCTGTCCGTGCCCGGCGACCTGTCGATCGTGACACTCGGCGACCCGACGTCCCCGGTGCCCACCGACATCGCGTTCACCGGCTTCCACATCCCGCGCGAGGAGATGGGCCGGCAGGCCGTCGAGGTGCTCACCGGCGTCATCGACGGCAGCGCGGCCGGGCCGCAGCAGCGCCTGCTCCCCTGCGAACTCGTCGAGGGCGACACCCTCGGCGCACCCGAACCGGCGGTCGGCCGGCACTGA
- a CDS encoding FAD-dependent oxidoreductase — protein sequence MAKMRADVLVVGGGLGGVAAALAAARAGRSVVLTEEFDWLGGQLTSQAVPPDEHSWIEQFGATASYRELRDGIRDYYRRHYPLTERSRAWTDLNPGAGWVSRLCHEPRVAVAVLEQMLAPHRGSGRLTVLQPYRPVAAETDGDRVTGVTLAHRDRDDRIEVVAPYVLDATETGELLPLTGTEYVTGFESQAETGEPSAPAQAQPMNMQAVSVCFALDHVDGDHTIDRPASYDFWRDYKPDFWGDRMLSWRSPHPRTLEIVERSFTPNPDDDPLSVHADQRLNPGDGNLWTFRRIAARRNFVDGAYGSDITLVNWPMIDYFESPVIDVPNATWHLAQARELSYSVLYWLQTEAPRPDGGTGFPGLRLRGDVTGSGDGLAQAPYIRESRRIRAEYTVVEQDLSLAVRGEHGAVSYPDSIGVGMYRIDLHPSTGGDNYIDVGSCPFEIPLGALIPQRMENLLPAGKNIGTTHVTNGSYRLHPVEWNVGEVAGLLADFCLTRGESPRAVRGTPRLLAEFTDRVSAAGVQRHWPQIAGY from the coding sequence ATGGCAAAGATGCGTGCGGACGTCCTCGTCGTCGGCGGCGGACTGGGCGGCGTCGCCGCGGCGCTCGCCGCGGCGCGGGCCGGCCGGTCGGTCGTCCTGACCGAGGAGTTCGACTGGCTCGGCGGGCAGCTCACCAGCCAGGCCGTCCCGCCCGACGAGCACTCCTGGATCGAGCAGTTCGGCGCCACCGCCAGCTACCGGGAGCTGCGGGACGGCATCCGGGACTACTACCGCCGCCACTACCCGCTCACCGAACGGTCCCGGGCCTGGACCGACCTCAACCCGGGCGCCGGCTGGGTGAGCCGGCTCTGCCACGAGCCCCGGGTGGCCGTCGCGGTCCTGGAGCAGATGCTCGCGCCGCACCGGGGATCCGGGCGGCTGACGGTGTTGCAGCCGTACCGGCCGGTGGCCGCCGAGACCGACGGGGACCGGGTCACCGGCGTCACGCTCGCGCACCGGGACCGGGACGACCGGATCGAGGTGGTGGCGCCGTACGTGCTGGACGCCACCGAGACCGGCGAGCTGCTGCCGCTGACCGGCACCGAGTACGTCACCGGGTTCGAGTCGCAGGCGGAGACCGGCGAACCGAGCGCCCCGGCGCAGGCGCAGCCGATGAACATGCAGGCGGTGTCCGTCTGCTTCGCCCTGGACCACGTCGACGGCGATCACACCATCGACCGTCCCGCCTCCTACGACTTCTGGCGCGACTACAAGCCCGACTTCTGGGGCGACCGGATGTTGTCCTGGCGGTCGCCGCACCCCCGGACGCTGGAGATCGTCGAGCGCAGTTTCACCCCGAACCCCGACGACGATCCGCTGAGCGTCCACGCCGACCAACGGCTCAACCCCGGTGACGGCAACCTGTGGACGTTCCGGCGCATCGCCGCGCGGCGCAACTTCGTCGACGGGGCGTACGGCAGCGACATCACCCTGGTCAACTGGCCGATGATCGACTACTTCGAGAGCCCGGTCATCGACGTGCCGAACGCGACCTGGCACCTGGCCCAGGCGCGCGAGCTGTCGTACTCCGTCCTGTACTGGTTGCAGACGGAGGCCCCCCGTCCCGACGGCGGCACCGGCTTCCCCGGGCTGCGGCTGCGCGGCGACGTGACCGGCAGCGGCGACGGCCTGGCGCAGGCGCCCTACATCCGGGAATCCCGCCGGATCCGCGCCGAGTACACGGTGGTGGAGCAGGACCTCTCCCTCGCGGTACGGGGTGAGCACGGCGCGGTGAGCTACCCCGACTCGATCGGCGTGGGGATGTACCGCATCGATCTGCACCCGTCGACCGGCGGCGACAACTACATCGACGTCGGCTCCTGCCCGTTCGAGATCCCGCTCGGGGCGCTGATCCCGCAGCGGATGGAAAACCTGCTGCCGGCCGGCAAGAACATCGGCACCACGCACGTCACCAACGGCAGCTACCGGCTGCACCCGGTCGAGTGGAACGTCGGCGAGGTCGCCGGCCTGCTTGCCGACTTCTGCCTGACGCGGGGCGAGTCCCCGCGTGCGGTCCGCGGCACCCCCCGCCTGCTGGCCGAATTCACTGATCGCGTCTCGGCCGCCGGCGTCCAGCGCCACTGGCCGCAGATCGCGGGCTACTGA
- a CDS encoding sugar ABC transporter substrate-binding protein: MKTRKGLAAVAAALSGVLVLSACGGGGEAKDDGPASLRMTVWSANEAHLKLFNEIADEYRKSHPDVTEITFDPLPFDNYTTTLTTQIAGGNAPDLAWIFENSAPDFVASGALRPLDDTLKKADGYQYDDLSAATLKLWQEDGKLYAYPFSTSPFGVFVNTDMVQKAGQKTPAELIAAGQWTWDNALATAGATAAKSGKAGLVIRDFDYKGWDNLSTFWTGWGAQAWSEDGRSCGFASPEMVDAMTTLHKAIFTGKALPGPGTTADFFAGDAAMTVTQISRASLLKDDGFGWDLVPLPAGPKGPYAVVGQAGLGVMKKSPHAEQAADFLAFFTNPTNSAKLAQFFPPPRTSQLTAETLGKTNPKLKPEQLQKVVVDGITSGVVKPSHAGQAELSQQVRAGLDPLWQPDADVKAVLDGLCAKIQPLLAK; the protein is encoded by the coding sequence GTGAAAACACGAAAGGGTCTGGCCGCCGTCGCCGCGGCGTTGTCAGGTGTCCTCGTGCTGTCCGCCTGCGGCGGTGGCGGCGAGGCGAAGGACGACGGCCCGGCCAGCCTGCGGATGACCGTCTGGTCGGCCAACGAGGCGCACCTGAAGCTGTTCAACGAGATCGCCGACGAGTACCGCAAGAGCCACCCGGACGTCACGGAGATCACGTTCGACCCGCTGCCGTTCGACAACTACACCACCACTCTGACCACGCAGATCGCCGGCGGCAACGCGCCCGACCTGGCGTGGATCTTCGAGAACTCGGCCCCGGACTTCGTCGCCTCCGGCGCGCTGCGCCCGCTCGACGACACGCTCAAGAAGGCCGACGGCTACCAGTACGACGATCTCTCCGCCGCCACGCTCAAGCTCTGGCAGGAGGACGGCAAGCTGTACGCGTACCCCTTCTCCACCTCGCCGTTCGGGGTGTTCGTCAACACCGACATGGTGCAGAAGGCCGGGCAGAAGACGCCTGCCGAGCTGATCGCGGCCGGGCAGTGGACCTGGGACAACGCGCTGGCCACCGCCGGCGCGACCGCGGCGAAGTCAGGCAAGGCCGGCCTGGTGATCCGCGACTTCGACTACAAGGGCTGGGACAACCTGTCCACCTTCTGGACCGGCTGGGGCGCCCAGGCGTGGAGCGAGGACGGCCGGAGCTGCGGCTTCGCCAGCCCGGAGATGGTCGACGCGATGACCACCCTGCACAAGGCCATCTTCACCGGCAAGGCGTTGCCCGGGCCGGGCACCACCGCCGACTTCTTCGCCGGTGACGCGGCCATGACCGTCACCCAGATCTCGCGCGCCTCGCTGCTGAAGGACGACGGTTTCGGCTGGGACCTGGTCCCGCTGCCGGCCGGTCCGAAGGGCCCGTACGCGGTGGTCGGCCAGGCCGGCCTCGGGGTGATGAAGAAGAGCCCGCACGCCGAGCAGGCGGCCGACTTCCTGGCGTTCTTCACCAACCCCACCAACTCGGCGAAGCTCGCCCAGTTCTTCCCGCCGCCCCGCACGTCCCAGCTCACCGCCGAGACGCTCGGCAAGACGAACCCGAAGCTCAAGCCGGAGCAGCTCCAGAAGGTCGTCGTCGACGGCATCACCAGCGGCGTGGTCAAGCCCAGCCACGCCGGGCAGGCCGAGCTGAGCCAGCAGGTCCGGGCCGGTCTGGACCCGCTGTGGCAGCCGGACGCCGACGTCAAGGCCGTGCTCGACGGCCTCTGCGCCAAGATCCAGCCGCTGTTGGCGAAGTAG
- a CDS encoding sugar ABC transporter permease: MTQTDTRVGPAAVAGPTPGRARPFWTSRRRDQLTGYLFIAPQLLGSVLFVIVPLVLVVWYSLHEWNVLAGSFEFVGADNYTALADDPNLGSVLRATGLFSVGLVVFNLGLALLLAVLLNQKLRGTILFRTLFFSPVVVSLVAWTIVWGFLLQKNGGINGLLDTVGVTGPNWLRGEGTAMLSVVVVQVFKNVGLNMVLFLAALQGVPADLYEAAEVDGAGRMRQFWRITVPLISPTILLTSIITVVGSLQVFAQIAVLTQGGPGTSTTVLVYYLYQQAFQFHHFGYGATLSILLFVIVLALTVLQWQMRKRWVFHES; encoded by the coding sequence ATGACCCAGACGGACACCAGGGTGGGCCCGGCCGCTGTTGCCGGGCCCACCCCGGGCCGGGCCCGGCCGTTCTGGACCAGCCGTCGCCGGGACCAGCTCACCGGTTACCTGTTCATCGCCCCGCAACTGCTCGGCAGCGTGCTCTTCGTGATCGTGCCGCTGGTCCTCGTGGTCTGGTACAGCCTGCACGAGTGGAACGTGCTCGCCGGCAGCTTCGAGTTCGTCGGCGCCGACAACTACACCGCGCTCGCCGACGACCCCAACCTCGGCTCGGTCCTGCGGGCCACCGGGCTGTTCTCCGTCGGCCTGGTGGTGTTCAACCTCGGCCTGGCGCTGCTGCTGGCCGTGCTGCTCAACCAGAAGCTGCGGGGCACCATCCTGTTCCGCACCCTGTTCTTCTCCCCCGTGGTCGTCTCCCTGGTGGCCTGGACCATCGTCTGGGGGTTCCTGCTGCAGAAGAACGGCGGGATCAACGGTCTGCTCGACACCGTCGGCGTCACCGGGCCGAACTGGCTGCGCGGCGAGGGCACCGCGATGCTGTCGGTCGTCGTCGTGCAGGTGTTCAAGAACGTCGGCCTGAACATGGTCCTGTTCCTGGCCGCCCTCCAGGGCGTGCCGGCGGACCTGTACGAGGCCGCGGAGGTGGACGGCGCCGGCCGGATGCGCCAGTTCTGGCGGATCACCGTGCCCCTGATCAGCCCGACCATCCTGCTGACGTCGATCATCACGGTGGTCGGATCGCTCCAGGTCTTCGCGCAGATCGCGGTGCTGACCCAGGGCGGGCCCGGCACCTCGACCACGGTGCTCGTCTACTACCTCTACCAGCAGGCCTTCCAGTTCCATCACTTCGGCTACGGCGCGACGCTGTCGATCCTGCTGTTCGTCATCGTGCTCGCGCTCACCGTGCTGCAGTGGCAGATGCGCAAGAGGTGGGTCTTCCATGAATCGTGA